From the Pontiella agarivorans genome, one window contains:
- a CDS encoding sulfatase, with translation MKNAVLLLCMLSGLVSARPNIIFINADDLGVMDVDYNSDRYITPNIRRICKEGMVFSEAYAAAASGASSRACVMSGQYTPRHGIYGTDVAGIGKASERKLIPVKSEKFLPLENVTITKVLKAGGYKTIHLGKWQIGEDPTEQGFDVNIGGYAAGVPKGGYFVPFRQGLMAEYNNQYRAGTHSVDVLTDQAVKFMQINRETPFFMSLQFYSVHAGLEPVPELVEKYDPATVDPTYASMIEMVDLGVGRILDAVRDLGLKNNTMIVFTSDNGGVKAVSDQTPFRSGKGSYFDGGIRVPLVISWPGHSAKAGLCETPVIGVDFYPTFLEAAGLKAPKGKVLDGVSLIPLLKKRGTIPERPIFWHFPVYQESLAAKADDAHDEFFLTRPGSAVRMGRWKLHEYFEDGRIELYDLAADPAERMNFQHLHVRTTEKLHRALVEWREAIGAPVPDQPNPEYHPAENP, from the coding sequence ATGAAAAATGCAGTACTGCTACTATGCATGTTAAGCGGCCTGGTTTCGGCCAGGCCCAATATTATTTTCATCAACGCTGACGATCTCGGCGTGATGGATGTGGATTATAACAGTGACCGCTATATCACGCCCAATATTCGGCGTATCTGCAAAGAAGGCATGGTTTTCAGCGAGGCTTATGCGGCGGCTGCGAGCGGTGCGTCGAGCCGCGCCTGTGTCATGAGCGGTCAATATACGCCCCGGCACGGGATTTACGGGACGGACGTGGCGGGTATCGGAAAAGCAAGTGAGCGCAAACTCATTCCGGTGAAGAGTGAAAAATTCCTGCCTCTGGAAAATGTAACGATTACCAAGGTGCTGAAGGCGGGCGGTTATAAAACGATCCATCTTGGCAAATGGCAGATCGGGGAAGACCCGACCGAACAGGGGTTTGATGTCAATATTGGCGGATACGCCGCCGGTGTGCCAAAGGGCGGATATTTCGTTCCGTTCCGGCAGGGGCTGATGGCGGAGTATAACAATCAGTACCGGGCGGGTACGCACAGTGTTGATGTGCTGACCGACCAGGCGGTTAAATTTATGCAGATTAATCGGGAAACGCCGTTTTTCATGAGTCTGCAGTTTTATTCGGTACATGCCGGGCTTGAGCCGGTGCCGGAACTGGTTGAAAAATATGATCCCGCCACGGTGGATCCGACCTATGCCTCCATGATCGAAATGGTCGATCTGGGGGTCGGCCGCATTCTCGATGCGGTTCGCGATCTGGGACTGAAAAATAATACAATGATTGTTTTCACTTCCGACAACGGCGGCGTAAAAGCGGTTTCTGATCAGACCCCGTTCCGTTCGGGAAAAGGCTCGTATTTCGATGGCGGGATTCGCGTTCCGCTGGTGATCAGTTGGCCGGGACATTCGGCAAAAGCGGGGTTGTGTGAGACTCCGGTGATCGGGGTGGATTTCTATCCGACATTTCTGGAAGCCGCCGGCCTGAAAGCACCAAAGGGAAAGGTGCTCGATGGCGTCAGCTTAATTCCTCTGCTGAAAAAACGCGGTACGATTCCGGAACGTCCGATTTTCTGGCACTTCCCGGTCTATCAGGAAAGTCTCGCTGCAAAAGCGGACGATGCCCACGATGAGTTTTTTCTCACACGCCCCGGGTCGGCGGTCCGGATGGGCCGCTGGAAGCTGCATGAATATTTTGAAGACGGCCGCATCGAACTGTACGACCTGGCCGCCGATCCGGCCGAACGGATGAATTTTCAGCATCTGCACGTTCGAACCACTGAAAAGCTGCACCGCGCTCTCGTTGAGTGGCGTGAAGCGATCGGAGCACCGGTTCCCGATCAGCCGAATCCGGAATATCATCCTGCGGAAAATCCATAA
- a CDS encoding superoxide dismutase, whose protein sequence is MAYELPALPYGYDALEPYIDARTMEIHHTKHHQAYITKVNAALEGTGLEDTPLCELCANLDKVPEDKRGAVRNNGGGHANHSFFWEIMIGEKQEPTGELLAAIKDSFGGIDGFQDAFSNAAATRFGSGWAWLCKHDDGTLSVCSTPNQDNPLMKEVACDGTPILGLDVWEHAYYLNYQNRRPDYINAFFNVINWDLVGQYYAKGPSCG, encoded by the coding sequence ATGGCTTATGAATTACCTGCACTCCCCTACGGATACGATGCGCTCGAACCCTACATCGATGCGCGAACGATGGAAATTCATCACACCAAACACCACCAGGCCTACATCACCAAAGTGAATGCCGCCCTCGAAGGAACCGGGCTCGAAGATACGCCGCTGTGCGAACTCTGCGCCAATCTGGACAAGGTTCCGGAAGACAAACGCGGGGCGGTCCGCAATAACGGCGGCGGCCATGCCAACCACTCCTTCTTCTGGGAAATTATGATCGGTGAAAAACAGGAACCCACCGGCGAACTGCTGGCCGCAATCAAGGATTCCTTCGGCGGTATCGACGGCTTTCAGGACGCCTTCAGCAACGCCGCGGCCACGCGCTTCGGTTCCGGCTGGGCCTGGCTCTGCAAACACGACGACGGAACCCTCAGCGTCTGCTCCACCCCGAATCAGGACAACCCGCTGATGAAAGAGGTTGCCTGCGACGGAACACCGATCCTCGGTCTCGATGTCTGGGAACACGCGTATTATCTGAACTATCAGAACCGTCGTCCCGATTACATTAATGCCTTCTTCAATGTGATCAACTGGGACCTCGTCGGACAGTATTACGCCAAAGGGCCTAGCTGCGGATAA
- a CDS encoding prephenate dehydrogenase, which produces MDSNTNIAILGFGLMGASLALGLKKRGFTGRITGYARREETRLQALENGVADAVFADPADAVREADLVVICVPIWTIAKLAEQIVPALKPGAVVTDVGSTKSELLKLMCPLFQSSEAHFVGSHPIAGSEKTGIEAGNPDLYDGRLCIVCPVESTPAEANERVSNLWKTAGSEVVEMSPCEHDAMLASTSHLPHMIAAALARSVADGDPSEKADYCGTGFKDTTRVASGSADMWVDIIDTNRDALVEEIERFHDELQGLIQILRSGHGDDIRKWLEDARDDRDEILKLNRFLKR; this is translated from the coding sequence ATGGACAGCAATACAAATATAGCGATACTGGGATTCGGTCTGATGGGGGCTTCGCTTGCGCTCGGGCTGAAAAAACGCGGCTTTACGGGTCGCATCACGGGCTATGCGCGGCGGGAGGAAACCCGTCTCCAGGCTTTGGAAAACGGCGTGGCGGATGCGGTGTTTGCGGATCCGGCCGATGCGGTGCGCGAGGCGGATCTGGTGGTGATCTGTGTGCCGATCTGGACGATTGCCAAGCTGGCGGAGCAGATTGTACCGGCACTGAAGCCCGGCGCGGTGGTGACGGATGTGGGCAGCACGAAGTCGGAGCTGCTGAAACTGATGTGCCCGCTTTTCCAATCTTCGGAAGCACATTTTGTGGGGTCGCACCCGATTGCCGGTTCGGAAAAAACCGGGATCGAGGCGGGAAACCCGGATCTGTACGACGGCCGTCTCTGCATTGTCTGTCCCGTGGAATCCACGCCGGCGGAAGCGAATGAGCGGGTTTCCAATCTTTGGAAAACGGCGGGGTCGGAAGTGGTGGAAATGTCGCCCTGCGAGCACGATGCCATGCTGGCTTCGACGAGCCATCTGCCGCATATGATTGCTGCGGCGCTGGCGCGTTCGGTGGCGGACGGTGATCCATCGGAAAAAGCGGACTACTGCGGGACGGGATTCAAGGATACGACCCGCGTGGCCTCGGGTTCGGCCGACATGTGGGTGGACATTATCGATACCAATCGCGATGCGCTGGTGGAGGAGATTGAACGCTTTCATGATGAGCTGCAGGGGCTGATTCAGATCCTGCGCAGCGGCCATGGCGATGATATTCGGAAATGGCTGGAAGACGCGCGCGACGACCGCGACGAGATTTTAAAATTAAATAGATTTCTTAAGAGGTGA
- the aroA gene encoding 3-phosphoshikimate 1-carboxyvinyltransferase — translation MKPETGNLNKEASKTDQSKTKNRKSKRVYPAKLEGSVSVPGDKSISQRVAMLASLADGTSKVTGYLMGEDAKSTLSAMEQMGAKAEFKDDALYITGVAGKLQQPAEPLNMGNSGTGTRLLAGIVAGAGVEASMIGDDSLSSRPMGRIRHPLEQMGASIGLTGKKGTLPMMIMGGNLKGIGYLLPMASAQVKSCVLLAGLFAEGKTTVVEPRPTRDHTEKLFQALDIPIEINGLEISVQGTGKDGVHFQARDFTVPGDFSSAAFWIVAVAARPGAELVIENVGLNPRRTALLDVMKRMGADIEVTVTEAKGDPIGNIRVRGAQLQGTVIEGDEIPNLIDEIPIICVAGALAEGQTEVRDAAELRVKESDRIAEMVKNLKLFGVQVEEKEDGMVVTGPNRLVTPDAVIDSHGDHRIAMSAAILNSFATGPITIDQVDCVDTSYPEFWQHLEQLGGKTN, via the coding sequence TTGAAACCTGAAACTGGAAACTTGAACAAAGAGGCGTCGAAGACCGACCAATCAAAAACCAAAAATCGAAAATCAAAAAGGGTCTATCCGGCGAAGCTGGAGGGGAGCGTGAGCGTTCCCGGGGATAAGAGTATTTCTCAGCGCGTGGCCATGCTGGCGTCGCTGGCGGACGGCACGTCGAAGGTGACCGGCTATCTGATGGGCGAGGATGCGAAAAGCACCCTCTCGGCGATGGAGCAGATGGGGGCCAAAGCGGAATTCAAAGACGATGCGCTCTACATTACCGGCGTGGCCGGCAAGCTGCAGCAGCCGGCGGAGCCGCTGAATATGGGCAATTCCGGAACGGGCACGCGCCTGCTGGCCGGGATTGTGGCGGGGGCCGGCGTGGAGGCTTCGATGATCGGCGATGATTCGCTGTCGTCGCGGCCGATGGGCCGGATCCGGCATCCTCTGGAACAGATGGGCGCGAGCATCGGACTGACCGGTAAAAAGGGAACGCTGCCGATGATGATTATGGGCGGCAACCTGAAGGGCATCGGCTATCTGCTGCCGATGGCATCGGCACAGGTGAAATCGTGTGTGCTGCTGGCCGGTCTTTTTGCCGAGGGAAAAACGACGGTGGTGGAACCGCGCCCGACGCGGGACCACACCGAAAAACTGTTCCAGGCGCTGGATATTCCGATCGAGATCAACGGCCTTGAAATTTCAGTGCAGGGAACGGGTAAAGACGGCGTGCATTTCCAGGCGCGCGATTTTACGGTGCCGGGCGATTTTTCGTCAGCCGCATTCTGGATTGTTGCGGTGGCGGCGCGCCCCGGCGCGGAACTGGTGATTGAAAACGTGGGACTGAATCCGCGGCGCACGGCGCTGCTGGATGTGATGAAGCGCATGGGCGCGGATATTGAGGTGACGGTGACCGAAGCGAAGGGCGATCCGATCGGCAATATCCGGGTGCGCGGCGCTCAGCTGCAGGGTACCGTGATTGAAGGTGATGAGATTCCGAATCTGATTGATGAGATTCCGATTATCTGTGTGGCCGGCGCTTTGGCCGAGGGACAGACGGAGGTGCGCGACGCGGCGGAGCTGCGGGTGAAGGAGTCGGACCGGATTGCGGAGATGGTGAAAAACCTCAAGCTGTTCGGCGTGCAGGTGGAAGAGAAAGAGGACGGCATGGTGGTGACGGGGCCGAATAGGCTGGTCACGCCGGACGCGGTGATTGACAGTCACGGAGATCACCGCATTGCAATGTCGGCGGCGATTCTGAACAGTTTTGCGACGGGCCCGATCACGATTGATCAGGTGGACTGCGTGGATACCTCGTATCCGGAATTCTGGCAGCACCTCGAACAGCTCGGCGGTAAAACAAATTAA
- the cmk gene encoding (d)CMP kinase, protein MNKTIAIDGPSASGKSSVSKGVAAALGFIYVDSGALYRGITWQALRKGVDVHDAAAVIACMENTDWDFFVQDGAATFSVDGNVPVQELRKKDVRENVSFVAVIPEVRTFVVDSLRALEHFGSLVMEGRDIGTKVFPDSPYKFYLDADPEERAMRRYRELVAAGENEKAEEVMESLKKRDKIDSTRKTDPLTVAPGAQVIDSTSMTLDDVIQTVVDAVKE, encoded by the coding sequence ATGAACAAAACAATTGCAATAGACGGGCCGTCGGCGTCCGGTAAGTCATCGGTTTCGAAGGGTGTGGCGGCCGCGCTGGGCTTTATTTATGTGGATTCAGGCGCGCTGTATCGCGGGATCACCTGGCAGGCACTCCGCAAGGGAGTGGATGTTCACGATGCTGCTGCGGTCATCGCGTGTATGGAAAATACGGACTGGGACTTTTTCGTGCAGGACGGTGCCGCGACGTTTTCGGTGGACGGTAATGTGCCGGTGCAGGAGCTGCGTAAAAAGGATGTGCGGGAAAATGTGTCCTTTGTGGCGGTTATTCCGGAGGTTCGCACTTTTGTGGTGGACAGTCTCCGGGCACTGGAACATTTCGGTTCGCTGGTGATGGAAGGCCGCGATATCGGAACAAAGGTTTTTCCGGATTCGCCGTATAAATTTTATCTGGATGCCGATCCGGAAGAGCGCGCGATGCGGCGCTATCGCGAACTGGTGGCGGCCGGTGAAAATGAAAAGGCCGAAGAGGTGATGGAGAGCCTTAAAAAACGCGATAAGATCGATTCGACCCGCAAGACGGATCCGCTGACGGTGGCTCCGGGTGCTCAGGTGATTGACAGCACATCGATGACGCTGGACGACGTGATCCAGACGGTGGTTGATGCGGTGAAGGAGTAA
- a CDS encoding lysophospholipid acyltransferase family protein yields the protein MIDSEKHEVMADMRVYQFSTRIFKLFLLIWHRLRIRGAENIPARGGVLLASNHASFLDPPVVGVGYRGRPVHFMARNTLWNSKFGSWWMDHVGCIPVSRGTGDIKALKLTIKALKEGKAVSMFPEGTRTEDGELQEAKGGIGFIIEKSGCVVVPAYIDGTYKAHPKGTRFIKPCKVTVTYGKPITQDDFKALGTGRAAYDDYAKLIMQRIADIRDGKGY from the coding sequence ATGATTGATTCTGAAAAACATGAAGTGATGGCTGATATGCGGGTTTATCAGTTTTCGACCCGTATTTTTAAATTGTTTCTGCTGATCTGGCATCGTCTGCGTATCCGCGGCGCGGAAAATATTCCGGCTCGCGGCGGTGTGCTGCTGGCATCGAATCATGCGAGTTTTCTGGATCCTCCGGTGGTGGGCGTGGGTTACCGCGGCCGTCCGGTGCATTTTATGGCGCGTAATACGCTGTGGAATTCCAAATTCGGTTCGTGGTGGATGGACCACGTCGGCTGTATTCCGGTTTCGCGCGGCACGGGCGATATCAAGGCGCTGAAGCTGACCATTAAAGCGCTGAAGGAGGGGAAGGCGGTTTCGATGTTTCCGGAGGGCACGCGGACGGAGGACGGCGAGCTGCAGGAGGCCAAGGGCGGAATCGGATTTATTATTGAAAAGTCGGGCTGTGTTGTGGTGCCGGCGTATATTGACGGCACCTATAAAGCGCATCCCAAAGGCACCAGATTTATCAAACCGTGCAAAGTGACGGTCACCTACGGCAAGCCGATTACACAGGACGATTTCAAGGCGCTGGGCACGGGGCGCGCGGCGTATGATGATTATGCCAAACTGATTATGCAGCGCATCGCGGATATCCGCGACGGGAAAGGCTATTAA